The following is a genomic window from Lujinxingia vulgaris.
GCTGCGCGGCCTGGTGCCAGTCTTCAGCGCGCTCGAAGGCGTAGGCGGCTTTGACAAGCCAGGGCTGGCGCTCTTCGGCCGTCTCCAGGGCGTTAGCGTAGGCGGTGAAGTGCCCGGCGGCGTTGAGGTAGTCGGCGTTGGCCTGAGCATCGAGACCTGCCTGGCAGGTCTCATCGGAGCATTGGATCGGGGGGATGTTCTGATCGATGAGATCGTCGCCGGCCGGGGCCGGTTCGCAGAAGGCAGTCGACGCCCAGAGCGATGTGCCGAGGGCAAGACAAATAGTAGAGAGGCGCTCGAAGATCATCGTGTGCTCGGCCGGTGAAAGTCGCTGGATTATAAGGTGGGCGGTGCCGGGGCCCGTCTGGGAAAGATCCTAGAAGATGAGCCCGTTGGTGCGCCAGGCCAGTCCGAGCAGTGCGGCATGCTCATGTGCCCGGGGCTGGTCGACGCCCGTGCGAAGGGTCGTCCAGGTGCGGCGGTAGGTGGCGGTGAGCCAGATTCCCTGGCCGCGGTTTGCGCGGGTGATGGGGAGGTCAAACCCTGCCCCGACGCTTCCGGCAAAACCAAAAGCGGGGCCGTCTTCGGGGCCGGTTGCCAGCTGAGGGCCAAACCCGAGTTCAAGATGCAGGGATGCGAGGAAGTGGCTGAGAAGCCCCTCGCTGAGCAGGGTCAGGTAGAGTGGATGGAGGTTCAGGGCCAGGTGAAGGGCGTGGACCGGCCCCGGCTCGACATCGCCCAGTGGCGAGAGACGGTAGGCCAGTCGTACGTCCCCAAGATAAAGCGGGAAGGAGCTGCGAAAGGCGACTTCGCCACCGAGGCTCTCGCTGAGCTCGGGCGTTGTGGAGTTGATCGAGCCGCGCAAACTCCACTCGGAGAAGGAGCCGTTGAAGGGGCGATCGCCCTCGCCGGGCAGGGGCTCTTCCTGTGCGGCCAGGGGGGCGCCGGCCGCGAAGACGAGCGCAAAGAGGAGGGCCGCCAGCGCCTGTCGGGCGGCGGAGGGTTGTCGTGAGGCAGGATTCATTTTAAGTTGCGCTGGTGTAAGGGTGTACTTTAGCATCAGCGGCCAAATGAATTGCCGCCATTTCGCGGCGAATTCTGGCATACGAACATGAGGGAGTAAATGTTTCTTCGGACGCACAAAGGCATCGCGCTGGTCGCGTTGGCCTCGCTTAGCCAGATGGCCTGTTACAATACCTACACCATCAGCAACCAGGAGCTCGCCAAGCTGGAGAGCTCGGTGGAGCCGGTGGAGGTGGTGGAAGTTAACGCGAACTGTCAGCCGACCGGTTCTGCCTCGTTGGGCATGGACGGGCAGGCGCTGGCACAGGCGGCCGCTGAGCCGGGTGTCGAAGAGACGGCGACCGACGCGGGTGCTCAGGATCCCAACTGCATCGTGGTGCCGGTGTCGACGGTCAACGCGTTGACCGTGCTCACGACCGATGGGACGCGCGAGCGCGTGACGCCCTTTAACTTCGTGATGGATGATGTGCAGTTGGTCTCTCCGGAGTACGACCTGCTCATCGAGCTTGATAACGTCGACGGGGCAGAGGTGCGCGAGTTCAGCACCTGGAAGACCGTGGCGACGATCGCCGGTGTGAGCCTGGTGGCCGTGGGTACCTTCGTGGGTATCAGCCTGGTGGCGCCGGACGAGCAAGGCTTCCAGTAGGTCTTCGTCTGCGCATCGCGCAGGCAGATTGCGCAAGTTAAAGAAGCTCGATCACGTCTCGTGGTCGGGCTTTTTTGCGTGGGGAGCGGGCAGGCGGGGCGTTGATCTTCGGATCGGGGGGTGTTAATTTGAGTGGCCATTCTATGTGATTGAAATGCCTCAAATTCATTCCACGACGTATCGGTCGAGGGAGATCCTGATGAACGTGTCGAGACGCTGGTTCAGCCTTGCAGGCGTATGTCTGTTTTCCATGCTCGTTGCGGCGTGCGGTGAGCCCGGGTTGTCTGCCGGAAACGGTGATCCCCAGGATGAAAATTATGACGGGCCGCGTGCCACCGACCGCTACTTTATGGTGCCGGCTGGTGAATCGACGATCTGGGGTGAGGTCACCGGTGAGGTGGAGGTTAAGGTCTTCGTTTATGACCGATTCTCCGGTGAGCCGGCCGTGGGGCAGGAAGTCACCTTTGAGGTGATGGGGACGCAGGCCAATCCGCCGCACCTTCAGGCGCGCGCGGCGGTGACCGATGAGGCGGGGGCGGCGAAGGTTCGAGCCTATTTCGGAGTGGATGCTGGCAGTTGGACGGTGCGCGCTGATCACGCCTACGCCAACGCGGTGAACTTCACGCTGGAGTCGACGCCGGTAGAGACGGGCAACCTGCGGGTGCGCGTGGAGAACAGTGCGCCGACGATCATGCGTCTGGGTAACATCGATGTGAAGGTGTACCGCGAGGATGTTCTCAACTGCGATTATTTTAGCCCGTACGGCCAGAACGGGGTGACGCCGCTGACGGAAGGCAATGTGTCTTTTGCCGGCGAATCGATCGACTTTGAGGGGCTGGGCACGCGGAACCGTTATGTGGTGACGGCGGTAGCGCGAGGGGAGCGCGGGCAGATTGCTGCGGGCGGCTGTGTCAACGCGATTTCGGTCTCGGCGGACACGACCTCCGAGGTGGAGCTGCTCCTGCAGCTGGTGCCGCTGAACCCGGTGGGGCGCTACGATGTGGTGAGTTTCTGGGATTTCACCGAGGCGATTGCCGATAGCGGCGCGGCCGGGGCGGTGATCGTGCGGGTGCTCAACGTATTCGAGAACCCGGGCCAGGCGATCTACGATGAGATTATTGCGCTGATTGCGAACCTCGTCGGAGGCATTATCAGCGCGGCGATCGATACCTTCCTGGACCTGACGAACCTCGATCAGGCCTTCCAGAACATGATCGACTCGTTCATTGAGGATAATGAAGTCTTGCGCCAGATTCGCGATGCAGGACGCGATCTTCGTGATGTGGTGGCGAACCTCCAGGTGCATAGCGAACTTTCGATCGGCAAACTCGACTCCAACTATACGTTTAGCGGGCAGGATAACTGGACCGGGCTTACGCTCTACTGGCGTTGGGATTGCGCTGATAACGCGCCGGCGGATTGTGGTGCGATTGAGCTTGTGCCGGAGGCCGACGGGCAGTTTGCTGATCTCGGGCTGCTGAGCTCGAACTGGACCGGCCAGGTCGTTGCCTACGATCAGCTGCAGATCAATCGGCACCCTGTGAGTCTGCGCTACGGGCGGCTTATCATTTATGTGCTGAACGATGTGATCTTGCCGCGGCTGACCGATGGAAACGCTACCAGCATGTCGGAGGCGTTTGCGTACTGGATCGGGTGTGATGACCTGGCGAACAGCATCATTCCGGGCGGAGAAGTATGCGCTGCGGACTATTGCCTGCAGGCGACGACCGTGGCCAACTTCTGCGATAGCGCGGTAAGCACGATCTTCAGCTTCGCGGATATGATGGTGCGCGGGTTGGAGTTTGATATGGGGCTTCAGCTTGGCGGCAGCGGTACGTTGATCGAAGAAGACAGCGACGGGCTGGTCGACAAGATCGAAGAGGGGCTCTTTGACGGGTTCGTGCAGGCCAGCGATGGGGGGCAGTCCTCGCCCTTTACCGCGACCTTTAGCGGGGTGCACCGTCTTTCGGGGGAGTGATGTTGAGAAGTCGGGGGGGGAAAGTTGCCACGCGGCGCGCGAAGCCGTACAACATGTTGCGCGGTGTGAAAGAAGCGAGCCGTGGCGAGCGTTTAGAGCGAAGACGACGTGGGCGCAAAGGGCGCTCGAAGTCGCCGTGAGACGCGGGCGTGCCAGGACTTAGGGTAAGAGAGAACTGGCCGCTGCCCCGCGTTGTCCAGCGACCATGGAAGGAAGGTAGATGAAGCTAATCTGTGCCGGGATTACAGACGTCGGCTGCTCACGCGAGCATAACGAAGATGATTTTTACCTCTCCGATGGAGACGAAGCGCTTTGCATCGTCGCCGACGGGATGGGAGGGCATCGCTCCGGTGAGGTCGCCAGCGCGATGGCGATCAAGGCGATCGTTGAGTATTACCGGGAGACGATGCCGGAGAAGGTCAACGGTTACCGTGGCGAGGAGGCCGGTGAGGGCGACGGCGCTCGCGATCTTGATGAGCTGCGTATTCACGAAGCGCTCAAGATGGCCAACCGCGCGGTGTTCGAGGCGGCCGAGTCCGATGAGGCGTATGAGGGCATGGGAACGACGATTGTCTCGGCCTACTTTACCGAAGACGGTGTCTACCTTGCCCACATCGGCGACTCTCGGGCGTATCTTTACCGCGAAGGGACGCTGGAGCAGGTGACGCATGACCACTCCCTGGCCAACGAATACGTGCGGATGGGAATTCTGGCCAAAGAGGACGTGGAGTTTTTCCCCTATAAGAACGTGATCACGCGGGCGTGTGGTCTGACCGATGAGGTCGAGATCGACGTGCAGTTCCATGCGATGAAGCCGGGCGATATGTTTGTTTTCTGCTCGGACGGCCTCTCGGATATGGTGCCGGATCGCGACCTGGTGAAACTTTTGGATAAGGACGAAGATCTGGAGGTTCTCTGCCAGCGCCTGGTGGATCAGGCCAATGAGAACGGCGGATCGGACAATATCACGATCATTCTGGCGCGTGTGGTTGACGAGGCGTAAGCGCGCGGTGGCGCCCGGGGTAGGGGGCGCCTTTTGCGGGGGTACGATGAGCGACAATTCGGGGAGTGAGGCGTGGTCGTTGTTGAGCGCGGAGGAACGAGGTGCGCGTGCGGCGTTGAGCTGGATCGCGCGCTTGAAGGCGCGCGACGTGGCGAACATTGCCGAGGTGCATGACGGCGATGTGGCCGGATGGTGGCGCGAAGGGGCGCCGGTGTGCACCGAGCTGGAAGCACGTTTGAGGGAAGGGGCGCGTCGGCGCGTGGAGGAGCTCGACGTCGGGCCGGCTGAAGCGCTGGAGCGGATGGCGGGGTGGTCCGGGCGAACGCTCTGGCGTGGTGATGACGATTATCCCGTGGGGCTGGAGAGTCTCCGAGATCCGCCGCTCTTTTTGCGCGTGCTGGGCGGCGTCGACGCGCTTCACCGGCGCGCGGTGGCGGTTGCGGGCTCACGGCGGTTGCGACCGCGCGATACGCCGGTATCGCGGGGGCTTGTCGAGGCGATCGCGTCGGCGGGCTTTGGTGTGATCAGCGGGGGGGCGTTGGGGGCGGACGCTCTCGCGCATGAGGTTGCGCTGGAGCAGGGTGTGCCCACGGTGGTGGTGTTGCCGGGTTGTCTTGAGGAGCCGACGCCGGCGGCCAATCGAGAACTCTTTGAGCGCGTGGTGGAGGCAGGAGGCACGCTGGTGAGCGAGTACCCGCCGGGCCAGTCGGTGCGCGCGTACCATTTTGCGCGTCGTAACGAGCTTATCGCCGCGATGTCGAAGGGCGTGCTCGTGCTGCGTTCCGGGCGAAAGGGCGGGACGATGCTGACGGTAGAGGCGGCCGAGCGGCTCGGACGCCCCGTCGCAGCGGTACCTGGAGAGCCCGATGACGAGCTGTGTCGAGGATGCTTCGATGCGATCGGGCGAGGCGCGAGGTTGGTGGCCGATCGGGAGGATCTTCGGGCGTGGTTGGAACTTCGACCGATGGAGGTGGCGTCATCGCCTCGCGCCCGGAGCCCCAGGGCTGCGGTGGGACAGGCGCAGTTGCCGCGGCTAGCACCTCTGCCATCTTCACTGAGCGAGGAGGCCCGCGTACTTTTTGCGGGCGCCCGGAAGATCGCCGGCGATGATGCCAGCGTCTCGGTGGATGCGCTTGCCACGGAGCTTGTCTGGTCGATGCCCCGTTTGCTCGGCGCGCTGCTGGAGTTGGAGCTCTGCGGCGCCGTGCAGAAGTTACCCGGCGCAGAGCGCGTGCGCCTTCTCTGCGCGTGAGCGCATGTGCGCCGGAAGTCGATGCGCGCCTTGATAGCGGCTTCGACCCCTGCGATAAGTCACCCGGATAATGTGCGGCCCTGTTGATGTTGAGGTGAGATGATGGCTGGAAAACGACATTTGCTGGCTCCCGGACCGACGCCGGTTCCGGAGGCTGCGCGTCTGGTGATGGCGCGCGAGTTGATCCATCACCGGGGGCCCGAGTTCAAAGTGATTTTTGAGGAGGTCCGAGCGCGGTTGCAGTGGATCTTTGAGACGGAGTCCGACGTTCTCAGCCTCACCTGCAGCGGCACCGGTGCGTTCGAAGCTGCCATGATCAACTTCACTCGCCGCGACTCTACCATCGTGTCGATCGGCGGCGGAAAGTTTGGTGAGCGCTGGGCCGAGGTTGCGCGGGCCTATGGGATGAAGGTGGTCGAGGTGCCTGTGACCTGGGGGGAGAGTGTGACCCCTGACGCGCTGGCTGCGGTGCTTGAATCGACACCGGAGGTCGCGATGGTGACCGTCTCGGCCAGCGAGACATCTACCGGGGCCTGGCACCCTATTGAGGCGCTTGCGCAGGTCGTGCGCGATCACTCCGAGGCGCTTTTTGCCGTCGACGGTATCACTGCGGTCGGCGTGCAGCCGATTCCGATGGATGCATGGGGTATCGACGTTCTGGTCAGCGGTTCGCAGAAGGCCTTTGGCGTGCCTCCGGGGCTGGCGTTTGT
Proteins encoded in this region:
- a CDS encoding Stp1/IreP family PP2C-type Ser/Thr phosphatase, translating into MKLICAGITDVGCSREHNEDDFYLSDGDEALCIVADGMGGHRSGEVASAMAIKAIVEYYRETMPEKVNGYRGEEAGEGDGARDLDELRIHEALKMANRAVFEAAESDEAYEGMGTTIVSAYFTEDGVYLAHIGDSRAYLYREGTLEQVTHDHSLANEYVRMGILAKEDVEFFPYKNVITRACGLTDEVEIDVQFHAMKPGDMFVFCSDGLSDMVPDRDLVKLLDKDEDLEVLCQRLVDQANENGGSDNITIILARVVDEA
- a CDS encoding pyridoxal-phosphate-dependent aminotransferase family protein; translated protein: MAGKRHLLAPGPTPVPEAARLVMARELIHHRGPEFKVIFEEVRARLQWIFETESDVLSLTCSGTGAFEAAMINFTRRDSTIVSIGGGKFGERWAEVARAYGMKVVEVPVTWGESVTPDALAAVLESTPEVAMVTVSASETSTGAWHPIEALAQVVRDHSEALFAVDGITAVGVQPIPMDAWGIDVLVSGSQKAFGVPPGLAFVAASERAWERYAQSDHPRYYFDLGRERDAQRRQQTAFTPAISVILALNEALKLMEEEGREALYARHERNARAARAGVEALGLQLFARSPANSVTAALVPESVSGKAVVRAMRESYGVTIAGGQGDYADRLVRIGHIGFFDGSDMLIAMSALERALADQGLDIPFGSGVAAVQGVLGAAGRVG
- a CDS encoding DNA-processing protein DprA, yielding MSDNSGSEAWSLLSAEERGARAALSWIARLKARDVANIAEVHDGDVAGWWREGAPVCTELEARLREGARRRVEELDVGPAEALERMAGWSGRTLWRGDDDYPVGLESLRDPPLFLRVLGGVDALHRRAVAVAGSRRLRPRDTPVSRGLVEAIASAGFGVISGGALGADALAHEVALEQGVPTVVVLPGCLEEPTPAANRELFERVVEAGGTLVSEYPPGQSVRAYHFARRNELIAAMSKGVLVLRSGRKGGTMLTVEAAERLGRPVAAVPGEPDDELCRGCFDAIGRGARLVADREDLRAWLELRPMEVASSPRARSPRAAVGQAQLPRLAPLPSSLSEEARVLFAGARKIAGDDASVSVDALATELVWSMPRLLGALLELELCGAVQKLPGAERVRLLCA